The Arachis hypogaea cultivar Tifrunner chromosome 14, arahy.Tifrunner.gnm2.J5K5, whole genome shotgun sequence genome has a segment encoding these proteins:
- the LOC112742642 gene encoding uncharacterized protein, which yields MSQASMITKYIYNHCYPLFLMRKFTGGQEILRPAPTRFATNFIALQSILAQKDPLRAMVTSKEWTSSAYSKEAKAKKFVDQVLDSKFWSQCTDIVKLTEPLVRVLRIVDSEDRVAMEFEKHKQTISGLLDVIEKYAYDDPVLNSKLTSEKRIFKNAEQDFRRPSAIRERTTVMPDQWWESYGSGAPNLQKLAIRVLSQTCSFSGCERNWSIFEHIHSKKRNRLEHQKLNDLVYVHYNLRNQMRNQVYDPICLDAFEDHSEWILKDSPPFLTPEEVDALRNDLANMSLQSPLDDLDQLDLEDDQDDGANNSMENANQNETNQDVAPHLSDEEQLADFEITPWI from the exons ATGTCACAAGCTTCAATGATCACTAAGTATATCTATAATCATTGCTATCCACTGTTCTTGATGAGAAAGTTTACAGGTGGGCAGGAAATACTTCGTCCAGCTCCAACTCGGTTTGCTACTAATTTCATTGCTTTGCAAAGTATTTTAGCTCAAAAGGATCCTTTGAGAGCTATGGTGACCTCTAAAGAATGGACAAGCTCAGCTTACTCCAAAGAAGCCAAAGCTAAGAAATTTGTGGATCAAGTCTTGGATTCTAAATTTTGGAGTCAATGCACTGATATTGTTAAGCTTACTGAGCCACTTGTTCGTGTTTTACGTATTGTGGATAGTGAAGACAGAGTTGCCATGG AATTTGaaaagcacaaacaaacaatttCTGGCTTGTTGGATGTCATTGAGAAATATGCTTATGATGATCCTGTACTGAATTCTAAGCTGACAAGTGAGAAGAGGATCTTTAAGAATGCTGAGCAAGATTTTAGAAGACCCTCTGCAATACGTGAACGAACCACTGTTATGCCAG ATCAATGGTGGGAATCTTATGGTAGTGGAGCACCAAATTTGCAAAAGTTGGCTATTCGTGTTTTAAGCCAAACTTGTAGCTTTTCAGGTTGTGAGCGTAACTGGAGTATTTTTGAACATATTCACTCAAAGAAGAGGAATCGGTTAGAGCATCAAAAACTTAATGATCTTGTTTATGTTCATTACAACTTAAG GAACCAAATGAGAAACCAAGTTTATGATCCAATTTGTCTTGATGCATTTGAGGATCATTCGGAATGGATACTGAAAGATTCACCACCATTTTTAACTCCTGAAGAAGTTGATGCTTTACGAAATGATCTTGCAAATATGTCTCTTCAATCACCTTTAGATGATTTAG ATCAATTGGATTTGGAAGATGATCAGGATGATGGAGCTAATAATTCTATGGAAAATgcaaatcaaaatgaaactaatcaggATGTAGCCCCACATTTGTCAGATGAAGAGCAACTTGCCGACTTCGAAATCACTCCTtggatttag
- the LOC112742643 gene encoding uncharacterized protein, with translation MASANIPSETPSSQEQGSTPDASIGTQKNNNRAKTDPAWGHCKQVVESGKTILLCIYCEKLIRGGGIHRFKLHLAGKGGDIESCRKVPAAVRHQFHQSIEELRSKKRKTQEQYAESYNACDDVEREFDEIERNEMQQQQKSRVLAPIFRKGKQVKGLQSYFPSATTPGAQPTIKSVLQSKEIVEKCDIAIAKWMMDASVPFNAVNSAYYQPMIDAIASMGAGYKGPNYPRVRGYLLSKLVEDVRKMIDGYREIWKQTGCTIMADGWTDRCRRTLINFLVYCPKGTVFLKSVDASNVSKTAETLFKLFRDVVLFVGPKNVVHIVTDNAANYVAAERLLEAEFPKLYWSPCVARCVNLMFQDIGK, from the coding sequence ATGGCTTCTGCGAATATACCATCAGAAACACCATCTTCGCAAGAACAAGGATCAACTCCTGATGCATCAATCGGAACccaaaaaaacaataatagagcAAAAACCGATCCTGCATGGGGTCATTGTAAACAAGTTGTGGAGTCTGGAAAAACAATTCTGCTATGCATATATTGTGAGAAGCTTATTAGGGGTGGAGGAATTCATCGGTTTAAGCTTCATTTGGCTGGAAAAGGAGGAGATATTGAGTCTTGTCGAAAGGTGCCAGCTGCAGTGAGACACCAATTCCATCAAAGCATTGAAGAGCTtcgaagcaagaaaagaaaaactcaagaacaataTGCAGAAAGTTATAATGCTTGTGATGATGTTGAAAGAGAATTTGACGAGATCGAACGTAATGAgatgcaacaacaacaaaaatccaGGGTTCTAGCACCAATCTTTAGAAAAGGAAAACAAGTCAAAGGTTTACAATCCTATTTTCCATCGGCAACAACACCCGGAGCTCAACCAACTATCAAAAGCGTTCTTCAAAGCAAAGAAATAGTGGAGAAGTGTGATATTGCTATTGCAAAATGGATGATGGATGCCTCTGTTCCATTTAATGCGGTTAATTCAGCTTATTATCAACCAATGATTGATGCTATTGCAAGCATGGGTGCAGGGTATAAAGGGCCAAATTATCCAAGAGTCCGTGGGTATTTGTTGAGTAAATTAGTTGAGGATGTGAGGAAAATGATTGATGGTTATCGTGAGATTTGGAAGCAAACTGGATGCACTATTATGGCCGATGGATGGACTGATCGTTGTAGGCGtactttgattaattttttagtttattgtCCTAAAGGAACTGTTTTTCTAAAGTCAGTTGATGCTTCTAATGTCTCAAAAACTGCTGAAACTTTGTTTAAGTTGTTTAGGGATGTTGTATTGTTTGTTGGTCCTAAGAATGTTGTGCATATTGTAACGGACAATGCTGCAAACTATGTTGCTGCGGAAAGGTTGTTGGAGGCTGAGTTTCCTAAATTGTATTGGTCCCCTTGTGTAGCTCGTTGTGTTAATCTGATGTTTCAAGATATTGGGAAGTAG